A region from the Desulfitobacterium dehalogenans ATCC 51507 genome encodes:
- a CDS encoding YbjN domain-containing protein, whose translation MTLFEVLYNTLKKDCWKFDFDQKNELFRLEIRGINCDFVSFIIVDEEQESLLCNTHIKQKIPFAKRVEVCNFMNRINHELAIGNFEMDMDDGEIRFRTYLDSANSEPSQEQLINLIWNGAQTFDTYYPGLIKIISEDYPAEEAVRICSQDDD comes from the coding sequence ATGACGCTCTTTGAAGTTCTGTACAATACCCTTAAAAAGGACTGTTGGAAATTTGACTTCGACCAAAAAAACGAGCTGTTCCGTTTAGAAATTCGCGGTATTAACTGTGATTTTGTCTCTTTCATTATTGTTGATGAAGAGCAGGAGTCGCTGCTTTGCAATACACATATCAAGCAAAAGATACCTTTTGCCAAGCGCGTAGAAGTCTGCAACTTCATGAATCGGATTAATCATGAACTTGCCATTGGTAATTTTGAAATGGATATGGATGATGGGGAAATTCGTTTCCGGACCTACCTGGATTCTGCCAATTCAGAGCCTTCCCAGGAACAGCTCATTAATCTTATCTGGAATGGTGCACAAACCTTTGATACTTATTATCCTGGATTAATCAAAATCATATCCGAAGACTATCCGGCTGAGGAAGCGGTTCGAATCTGTTCCCAAGATGATGACTAA
- a CDS encoding LutC/YkgG family protein, giving the protein MSDRQAFIANIAKKLGRPTPTSVEPIKLNFPLYRLDSQEERIDKFMKMYEAMGGKAATASTHEEAARALKEWFGEKPQWLSPNSIVTWNELPTMARASLEELDWPAHSYADLPADERNAIMDKTELGITGADFGIAQSGSLVLKSGSKRGRGVSLVPIRHLTFIPASFLRDSLDQVLEELMGTDIPAAIEIISGPSRTSDIEMDLSIGVHGPVEVYCIVMAE; this is encoded by the coding sequence ATGAGTGATCGTCAAGCATTTATCGCAAACATCGCTAAAAAACTTGGGCGTCCCACTCCCACCTCTGTGGAACCTATTAAACTCAACTTTCCCCTCTATCGTCTAGATTCCCAGGAGGAACGGATCGATAAATTTATGAAAATGTACGAAGCCATGGGAGGCAAAGCAGCCACAGCCTCCACCCATGAAGAAGCCGCCCGGGCTTTGAAGGAATGGTTCGGCGAAAAACCTCAATGGCTCAGCCCTAACTCCATTGTCACTTGGAATGAGCTCCCGACTATGGCCCGTGCCAGTTTAGAAGAGCTGGATTGGCCGGCCCATTCCTATGCCGATCTTCCTGCCGATGAACGCAATGCCATCATGGATAAGACTGAATTGGGCATCACCGGAGCAGACTTCGGCATAGCTCAATCCGGGTCTCTCGTTTTAAAAAGCGGCTCCAAACGGGGACGCGGGGTCAGCCTGGTACCCATTCGCCATCTGACCTTTATCCCGGCATCTTTCCTCAGGGACAGTCTCGACCAAGTCCTTGAGGAACTCATGGGAACAGACATTCCGGCAGCTATCGAAATCATCTCTGGACCAAGCCGTACTTCAGACATTGAGATGGATCTTTCCATCGGTGTCCATGGCCCTGTAGAGGTTTATTGTATCGTTATGGCGGAATAA
- a CDS encoding alpha/beta-type small acid-soluble spore protein, whose product MAGERNTNQPATQGASQSLDQFKYEIANELGVQLGGDRTSRENGSVGGMMTKRMIQFAEENLKRGTRI is encoded by the coding sequence ATGGCAGGAGAAAGAAACACTAACCAACCAGCAACACAAGGTGCATCACAATCATTGGATCAATTCAAGTATGAAATCGCAAATGAACTCGGCGTTCAATTGGGCGGCGACCGCACCAGCCGTGAAAACGGTTCTGTCGGTGGAATGATGACCAAACGCATGATTCAATTTGCAGAAGAAAACCTCAAAAGAGGAACCCGCATCTAA
- a CDS encoding (Fe-S)-binding protein has protein sequence MKISLFITCLGDTMFPDLGETMSKIFTRLGHTVDFPEGQFCCGQISFNSGYMEDTRTVARATIDAFENSEVVVAPSGSCIGMIHHNYPTLFKDDPVYAKKAKDLIDKSYEFTQFVVNVLKTPDLGARYKAKVTYHPSCHATRLLGLRDEPMAILQNIQGLEILPLPEAHLCCGFGGTFSIKMPKISEAMVAEKAEHVLASGADILTGLDMGCLMNISGYMEKHGRSIPAMHVIQLLGKGM, from the coding sequence ATGAAAATCTCGCTCTTTATTACCTGTCTTGGAGACACCATGTTTCCGGATCTTGGTGAAACCATGTCCAAAATTTTTACCCGGTTGGGGCATACCGTAGACTTTCCTGAAGGACAATTTTGCTGCGGCCAGATCTCTTTTAATTCCGGTTATATGGAGGATACCCGCACAGTAGCTCGGGCGACCATTGACGCTTTCGAAAACAGTGAAGTGGTGGTAGCGCCCAGTGGTTCTTGTATTGGAATGATCCATCATAATTATCCCACCTTATTTAAGGATGACCCAGTGTATGCAAAGAAAGCCAAAGACCTGATCGACAAGAGCTATGAGTTCACACAATTCGTAGTCAATGTCCTTAAAACCCCGGATCTCGGCGCCCGTTATAAGGCCAAAGTCACATATCATCCTTCCTGCCATGCCACTCGTCTCTTAGGGCTTCGGGATGAACCTATGGCTATACTGCAAAACATCCAAGGCTTAGAGATTCTCCCCCTACCGGAAGCCCATCTGTGCTGCGGGTTTGGAGGTACTTTCTCCATTAAGATGCCCAAAATATCCGAAGCCATGGTTGCTGAAAAAGCTGAGCATGTTTTGGCCTCCGGCGCTGATATTCTGACCGGCCTGGATATGGGCTGTCTTATGAATATATCCGGCTATATGGAGAAACATGGCCGCTCCATTCCGGCCATGCATGTCATTCAATTGCTCGGAAAGGGGATGTAA
- a CDS encoding LutB/LldF family L-lactate oxidation iron-sulfur protein — protein sequence MSLDNHYDVDAALDKALKDDFLRKATRRATDRLRNNKLAITEELGNWEEWRHVGERIRNHVVENLDYYLNMLIENVEKNGGHVHLAKTPEDGVRIVQEIFKKHGFKSVIKSKSMITEEIHLNPVLEKDGIEVVETDLAEYIIQIANEPPSHIIVPAMHKNRDQIAKLFEPIAGHPLDSDTPTLTKFAREQLREKFLTSKIGITGCNFAVADTGTITMVTNEGNGRMTSTLPEVQITMMGMERIVPSFKELSVLLNLLARSATGQRLSVYTTMITPPKREEDLDGPKEWHLVILDHNRSEILGDVDFRSSLRCIRCGACFNVCPVYRQVGGHAYGSVYSGPIGVVITPLLEQDYEKWGHLPYYSSLCAACSEACPVRIPLHDLIVKHRDRKVLKGLTSGVEKKLFKYYGHYFSHPKTLSKFVRLGSKFQFILMRNGKITSGPPPINNWTNSKTLPPIAKQMFRDKWPELEKDLKNMQRGDKE from the coding sequence ATGTCACTGGATAATCATTATGATGTCGACGCTGCTTTAGATAAAGCTCTCAAAGATGATTTTTTACGTAAGGCAACCCGCCGGGCTACAGATAGGCTGAGAAACAATAAACTCGCCATTACGGAAGAACTGGGTAACTGGGAAGAATGGCGCCATGTAGGAGAAAGAATCCGTAATCACGTGGTCGAAAACCTGGATTATTACCTTAATATGCTCATTGAAAATGTGGAAAAGAACGGAGGTCACGTTCATCTTGCCAAAACACCGGAAGATGGGGTAAGAATCGTTCAGGAGATTTTCAAAAAACATGGATTTAAATCCGTGATCAAATCCAAATCCATGATTACAGAAGAGATTCACCTCAACCCTGTCCTGGAGAAAGACGGTATTGAGGTAGTTGAGACCGATTTGGCCGAATATATCATCCAGATTGCCAATGAGCCGCCCTCTCACATCATTGTCCCGGCCATGCATAAGAACCGCGACCAAATTGCCAAACTCTTCGAACCCATAGCCGGACACCCGCTAGACTCAGATACTCCAACCTTGACCAAATTCGCCCGGGAACAGCTGCGGGAAAAATTCCTTACGAGTAAAATCGGAATAACCGGCTGTAACTTTGCCGTAGCGGATACAGGAACCATTACTATGGTTACCAATGAGGGTAATGGCCGAATGACCAGCACTTTGCCCGAGGTACAAATCACGATGATGGGGATGGAGCGGATTGTTCCTTCATTCAAGGAACTCAGTGTCCTTCTCAATCTGCTGGCCCGCAGCGCCACAGGACAACGCCTCTCGGTCTACACCACGATGATTACACCACCCAAGCGGGAAGAGGATCTTGACGGACCTAAAGAATGGCATTTGGTCATTCTCGATCACAATCGCTCGGAAATCCTTGGGGATGTGGATTTCCGCTCATCCCTTCGTTGTATCCGCTGCGGAGCCTGCTTCAATGTCTGCCCCGTTTATCGCCAAGTCGGCGGACATGCCTATGGTTCCGTTTACTCAGGTCCGATCGGAGTCGTCATTACTCCACTATTGGAACAGGATTATGAGAAATGGGGACATCTCCCTTACTACTCCTCCCTCTGTGCGGCCTGCTCCGAAGCTTGCCCGGTACGGATTCCCCTCCATGATTTGATCGTCAAGCATCGGGACCGCAAGGTCCTCAAGGGGCTCACTTCCGGTGTGGAAAAGAAACTCTTCAAATACTATGGCCACTACTTCTCCCATCCCAAAACTCTCAGCAAGTTTGTCCGCTTAGGATCGAAATTCCAGTTTATCCTCATGCGCAACGGCAAAATTACCTCAGGACCACCCCCGATTAATAACTGGACCAACAGCAAGACTCTGCCCCCTATAGCCAAGCAAATGTTCCGGGATAAATGGCCGGAGTTGGAGAAAGATCTAAAAAACATGCAGCGGGGTGATAAAGAATGA